A window from Pseudopipra pipra isolate bDixPip1 unplaced genomic scaffold, bDixPip1.hap1 HAP1_SCAFFOLD_535, whole genome shotgun sequence encodes these proteins:
- the LOC135408629 gene encoding LOW QUALITY PROTEIN: collagen alpha-4(IV) chain-like (The sequence of the model RefSeq protein was modified relative to this genomic sequence to represent the inferred CDS: deleted 1 base in 1 codon) has translation GHQGSPGSSGEPRGQQGVQGLPGGPRGRQGSPGSSGEPRGHQGVPEVIRGHQGHQGSQGVSRGAQRLLGGPRGQQGVPGVIRGHQGHQESQGVSRGSQGSSGGPRGHQGSLGSSGEPRGQRGAQRLPGGPRGHQGHWGSPGSSGEPRGQQGVTGVTGGSQGSAGSPRGHQGSPGSSGELRGQQGVPGVIRGHQGIQEVTRGSPRVPGGPTVPSRSPSIHEGPQQVPKGPGGSPRVHGGPRVIRGSPRVYGGPQQVPKGP, from the exons GGTCATCAGGGGTCACCAGGGTCATCAGGGGAGCCAAGGGGTCAGCAGGGGGTC CAAGGGTTACCAGGGGGTCCCAGAGGTCGTCAGGGGTCACCAGGGTCATCAGGAGAGCCAAGGGGTCATCAGGGGGTCCCAGAGGTCATCAGGGGTCACCAGGGTCATCAGGGGAGCCAAGGGGTCAGCAGGGGGGCACAGAGGTtactggggggtcccaggggtcaGCAGGGAGTCCCAGGGGTCATCAGGGGTCACCAGGGTCATCAGGAGAGCCAAGGGGTCAgcagggggtcccaggggtcaTCAGGGGGTCCCAGAGGTCATCAGGGGTCACTAGGGTCATCGGGGGAGCCAAGGGGTCAGCGGGGGGCACAGAGGTTAccggggggtcccaggggtcaCCAGGGTCACTGGGGGTCACCAGGGTCATCAGGGGAGCCAAGGGGTCAGCAGGGGGTCACAGGGGTTAccggggggtcccaggggtcaGCAGGGAGTCCCAGAGGTCATCAGGGGTCACCAGGGTCATCAGGGGAGCTAAGGGGTCAacagggggtcccaggggtcaTCAGGGGTCACCAGGGGATCCAGGAGGTCACCAGGGGGTCCCCAAGGGTCCCTGGGGGTCCCACAGTCCCCAGCAGGTCCCCAAGCATCCATGAGGGTCCCCAGCAGGTCCCCAAGGGTCCAGGGGGGTCCCCAAGGGTCCatgggggtcccagggtcaTCAGGGGGTCCCCAAGGGTCTATGGGGGTCCCCAGCAGGTCCCCAAGGGTCCATGA